AATACTAGGCCCCAGATACTGCAGCGTCATTGTTAGCCCACAATCTAAACGCCGGCTATAGCAAGCTCCTTACACTGGGAAGATTCCTAGAAGCCCAGACTTTTGAAACGCGCTGGAAAAGACAACTCTCGAGATATGCTATCCCAGCCACTGCGTAAAACAAAAACCGAACAAAATGCGGAAAGGTGAAGTGGGAGACACAGTTAGAGGTCCACGGACAGTGATGGTCCATCTTTGGGACACATCTAAGAAAATATCAGCCATCCACCTCCCTGATCATAACTTCAAGAAACAGACCTCCCACACGTCTTGCAATGATGTGCTCTTGGCGGCTTGAACGCCTCACACCTCCGACACCATCGCTGACGACCGCTAGCTTGATCCACCTCGAGTTGCTTACGATCTGGCGGCGCCCATCCTTTAGGGACATGTCCCGGGTCTACCGTGCAGGACCGGTAGTAGCATATCCAGATGCAGGTAGCAAGAATATTTATTCTCCATACTTCATCCTTCGTGAGCGGCGCTTCCTCGAAATATAGGAAGAAATACTGCGACGTGTACGCCAGAAACGCGATCAACGTACAAACAGACGGGATCGCGAGCCGCGAGATGGAAAATGACGAGCAGAGCATTTTCTATGCATACGGTCGTCCGCCCTCAATGATCGAGGCTGCCGCTGACAGCGAGACTGGATCTTTGGTGTTTTGTTGTCGACAAGCCTCGCTGCTGACTAATCTCACGtgcgctggtggtggtcgttgTGCGTGGAAATACTTTCCTCCTTGTTGATTTCAACCATCAATTGCTCCAGGCTGGGCTACTATATTTCATCTTTTACATCAAAACTTCTCATTGGAAACCGATTCGAGGTTTATAACATCACATGAAAGCGCAATTGATTGCCGCAGCTATTGAAGATGCCGATTGTGGCTCTTCCGAGCACAACGGTTCGGGCCATCGGTTCAACATCTATCATCTCTGACCCGTACTCGGTGGTCAAAGAGTTGCTGGACAACTCACTGGATGCTTCAGCACCTTCTGTATCCATTGAGATATCGCAAGATACCGTCGACACAATTCAAGTCAAAGATAATGGTCATGGGATACCCGCCTCCGACTTCGGACTTGTATGCAAACGCACCTTCACAAGCAAAATCCATACCGTTGAAGACTTGAAGAATGTGGGTGGGAAATCGCTAGGCTTCAGAGGCGAAGCATTGGCGAGTGCGGCCGAAGTGTCCGGTACTTTGGTTATTTCTACAAGGGTCCAATCAGAAACTGTTGGCTCTTTTCTGAAGTATGGAAGAAATGGAGAGTTAATCAGGTAAGTATCATTCttcgaccttcttcctcaGCTTAGAGACTTATGTGCAGCACGGAACATGTCGCCCACCCCGTGGGGACGACTGTCCGAGTCTCAAATCTATTCCGGCAGATACCAGTTCGGCGACAGACCGCTATTAAGAACTCGAAGAAGACGCTACTCAGAATCAGGAAGATGATCCAAGCTTACGCCATGGCTAGACCTTCCACTAGGTTTTCTTTGAGAATCCTAAAGGCCAAAAATGATTCTGGCAACTGGACGTATGCGCCTGGAAAGGAGGCCGCGCTCATGGATGCAGCATTGAAAGTGGCAGGGAGAGAGATTGCCTCTAGCTGTATCACAAAAGAATGGCCAACTTCCCATTCTAGTGATTGCGAATCTTCACGAGATATCAAACTTGCGGCATTGCTTCCCAATCTCGGATCAGGTACGTCACTATCCAATTAGATGAACGCCAGACTGATGACAACAGACTTCACACGATTCAACAGCACGGGGCAATATGTTAGTATTGACGGCAGGCCCATATCATCAGGGCGAGGCGTTGCTCAAAATATCGTGAAGCTTTACAAGTCGTATCTGCGTTCGGTCGCCTCCCGTGACGGTTTCTCTCCAACAATCACTGATCCATTCCTTTGCGTCCATATCCTGTGTCCCGATGGGACCTATGACGTTAATATCGAACCTCTCAAAGACGATGTTTTGTGTGAGGATGAGCCCGctattctttctttattAGAAAGCCTCCTCCAAGATGTCTATGGAACCGATACGGACGTTAACGGGTTGGAACACGATACTCCCGAAAACAATAGAGAACCCCTTTCTCAAGGTGGATTAGAAACCCTCTTGTCTGGAAGGCCTCAAGAGACTACAGTTATAACTCACACTCCAAGCTCCAACTCCCAGAATGGAGACATTGTGAGCGCTCGCACATTTATGCGCCCAGGGCCACCCCGTCGCAGTCCTCCAGGGTCTAGGCCCAGACTCGGAAAACCATTTGCTTTGTCCACCAATTCGAGAACATCAGATGCATCTTCTGTGGTAAATCTCCAGCGTCATCGCCGCTCGTTTCCCCATCAGGAAACAGAATCGCCAGCTTCCAATACAAGTCCACGCGACATAAGACAGACTACAAGCCTTGGTACCTGCCTACCAAGTCCAGTGTCTAGCTCCAGTTCCCCTCCCTCTCACACggcctctctttctcccacAACTCCGGTCCGGAATTCAAGAGAGCATCAGAGGGAGCGCGATAGAGAGCGGTACGGCAACGGGTCTCTTGATACCTGGTTTCTGAAGCTGTCCCAGGCATCTCAGGCCACAGCGGCTACAGATGATGCCCAAACACAAGACAATGAGCCCTCATTATCTCAGCTTACCCAAGATCGCTTCGGCCCTGAGGCAGACAGCCCAAACCATGCGTCAGATGTTCGCGTGGAGTCGTCTCAATCTATAAATACATCTTCCAGCCCTACACCGGAGTTAGGATCAGTCCAAATATGTTCAAACAACGCGGCGCATACATCACGGGGCGtgaacaagggcaagggccTTCCGGTCCTGGAGCAATGGGCCGCCAGATTATACAATACTCCAAACCCCGACGAAAACCCTGACCTCCAAAAGGCGCTCGAATTCGAGACAAGGAAAAAGGCTGCTATCAAAGGAAGGCGATTGCAGCTCCAAGGCTCACGCCCATCGGCTCCTACGAGCTCCCCTCATCAAAGCAGGTACCTTGCCGCTCGAGCTGCCTTGAACTCGGAGCCGGACCCTGCCACGCAGCAGTCAAGACCGGCGGCCGTCGCAAACACCAACGGACCATCAAAATCAGTCCTCAACCCGCACGACCCTAGGGCATACATGATGCGTCTTCAGAATACTGATACCTCGAGAAATTCAAAACTCAAACGCATTACATCAAACAAACTACCCTTTGAGAAAATTCCCGAAGGATATGACTTGCATTCTCTTGGCTTTACCTCGCCAGCAGACTTATCTTTGCTCCGCACATCTTTCAGCGAGACCGCAAAAATCGATCTATATACGCGATCTGGTGATCAAGCCGACGCATTTAATCCATACAATTTAGATGCGGCTATCGAGGCCTGGAATTACCGACTATCAAAGTTGATTAGAACCTATCATCGGTCTACAGAGGATTCTGATATCCCTCAACTTGAATTTGATTTCTCCGCCATAATTCGAACTTCTAATATCAATGGTTTACCGGCTGCCAATATTTGATACCCTCGATTCTATATCAGCATTATAGTGTGATTTCCGGCAATTTCTGTCCTTCTCTGGGCGGAAATATGTCTAGCACTGTCCTGACcctactatataattatacGTCAGCCGATCTTTTCTCCTATGCTCAGAAGCTGGCGCTACCGACGTGAGATCTGGCCCAGTCTCAACGTCAACCATATTTAATCTACAACCTTTCCTTTCCGATGGTATTCGGTTCCGACGAGCTTCCCTACCTTTTACAACAATGCTCTGTCTGTCTTCAAAGTATTAAATAGTCATGATTACGAATTATATACCCATATTTAACgcagctattatatttaataaccTCCATTTGACACCTACTCGGCTTTAATCCGAGCCATTCAATGTGCTTTTACGTTCGCCACCCATGTTACCTACAGACACATATACAATATGATAAGTGCAATCTGACCTAGTACCCAGGCAGCCGAATCATAAATCGAAAGGCAGATCATGAAgtttatactatttataagTACTACTATTCAAACCTCTAATATCCCCTCCCCCGTCTATACTCATTAACCAATTTCTCTCCCCTATCCACTCTTTCCAGGTTCTCCTTAACAATATCAAAAGATCTACTGAAATAATCCTCTGACAACGCACTAATATGCGGACTAATCTGCACATTCGGCGCCTCCCACAGCGGATGATTCTCCGGTAGGGGCTCTGGGTC
Above is a window of Aspergillus puulaauensis MK2 DNA, chromosome 2, nearly complete sequence DNA encoding:
- a CDS encoding putative DNA mismatch repair protein (COG:L;~EggNog:ENOG410PMDG;~InterPro:IPR014762,IPR036890,IPR038973,IPR013507, IPR020568,IPR014721;~PFAM:PF13589,PF01119,PF02518;~go_component: GO:0032300 - mismatch repair complex [Evidence IEA];~go_function: GO:0005524 - ATP binding [Evidence IEA];~go_function: GO:0016887 - ATPase activity [Evidence IEA];~go_function: GO:0030983 - mismatched DNA binding [Evidence IEA];~go_process: GO:0006298 - mismatch repair [Evidence IEA]); the encoded protein is MPIVALPSTTVRAIGSTSIISDPYSVVKELLDNSLDASAPSVSIEISQDTVDTIQVKDNGHGIPASDFGLVCKRTFTSKIHTVEDLKNVGGKSLGFRGEALASAAEVSGTLVISTRVQSETVGSFLKYGRNGELISTEHVAHPVGTTVRVSNLFRQIPVRRQTAIKNSKKTLLRIRKMIQAYAMARPSTRFSLRILKAKNDSGNWTYAPGKEAALMDAALKVAGREIASSCITKEWPTSHSSDCESSRDIKLAALLPNLGSDFTRFNSTGQYVSIDGRPISSGRGVAQNIVKLYKSYLRSVASRDGFSPTITDPFLCVHILCPDGTYDVNIEPLKDDVLCEDEPAILSLLESLLQDVYGTDTDVNGLEHDTPENNREPLSQGGLETLLSGRPQETTVITHTPSSNSQNGDIVSARTFMRPGPPRRSPPGSRPRLGKPFALSTNSRTSDASSVVNLQRHRRSFPHQETESPASNTSPRDIRQTTSLGTCLPSPVSSSSSPPSHTASLSPTTPVRNSREHQRERDRERYGNGSLDTWFLKLSQASQATAATDDAQTQDNEPSLSQLTQDRFGPEADSPNHASDVRVESSQSINTSSSPTPELGSVQICSNNAAHTSRGVNKGKGLPVLEQWAARLYNTPNPDENPDLQKALEFETRKKAAIKGRRLQLQGSRPSAPTSSPHQSRYLAARAALNSEPDPATQQSRPAAVANTNGPSKSVLNPHDPRAYMMRLQNTDTSRNSKLKRITSNKLPFEKIPEGYDLHSLGFTSPADLSLLRTSFSETAKIDLYTRSGDQADAFNPYNLDAAIEAWNYRLSKLIRTYHRSTEDSDIPQLEFDFSAIIRTSNINGLPAANI